A single genomic interval of Geotrypetes seraphini chromosome 1, aGeoSer1.1, whole genome shotgun sequence harbors:
- the LOC117350267 gene encoding olfactory receptor 1C1-like isoform X2: MNETKVIEFVLLGLTDRADLRGPLIAVFLVMYLINLMGNGTMISVISRSSQLHTPMYFFLCNLSFVDMCFTSVTIPKMLSNLISDKKSITYSECITQLYFFVAFATAECILLSVMAYDRYVAIGNPLHYITIMSKKVCISMSAASWLISFLNALLHTLLVHRLSFCNNIKIQHFFCDLTPMIQLSCMDTSINQLMIFAEASLLSIVPFLIILISYIRIITTILKIQSTGGRLKTFSTCSSHLTVVLLFYGTVIFMYFRPSSSYSMEKDKISSVVYNVVSPMLNPFIYSLRNRDVKMALKQALQKKISSS; this comes from the coding sequence ATGAACGAGACAAAAGTGATAGAATTTGTTCTTCTGGGCCTCACGGATCGTGCAGACCTAAGAGGTCCCCTCATTGCAGTGTTCCTAGTCATGTACCTGATCAACCTGATGGGGAATGGAACCATGATCTCAGTTATTAGTAGAAGTTCCCAGCTCCATACCCCTATGTATTTCTTCCTCTGCAACTTATCCTTTGTGGACATGTGTTTCACTTCAGTCACCATCCCCAAAATGTTAAGCAACCTCATCTCTGATAAGAAATCCATCACTTACTCTGAGTGTATCACCCAGCTCTATTTCTTTGTTGCTTTTGCAACAGCAGAATGTATACTCCTGTCTGTTATGGCATATGACCGTTATGTTGCTATCGGTAATCCACTGCATTATATCACAATTATGAGCAAGAAGGTGTGCATAAGTATGTCTGCTGCTTCATGGCTCATCAGTTTCCTAAACGCCTTGTTGCACACACTGTTGGTACATCGTCTTTCCTTCTGCAATAACATCAAGATTCAACACTTCTTCTGTGACCTCACACCAATGATACAGCTCTCCTGCATGGACACCTCCATCAATCAGCTCATGATCTTCGCCGAGGCCTCACTGTTGTCAATAGTGCCCTTCCTGATCATCCTTATCTCCTACATCCGCATCATTACTACCATTCTTAAGATTCAGTCCACTGGAGGAAGACTAAAAACCTTCTCTACTTGCTCCTCCCACCTCACAGTGGTCCTGCTTTTCTATGGGAcagttatttttatgtatttcagGCCTTCTTCCAGCTATTCCATGGAGAAAGACAAGATCTCTAGTGTAGTATACAATGTGGTATCGCCCATGCTGAACCCATTCATCTATAGCTTGAGGAACCGAGATGTGAAGATGGCACTGAAGCAAGCTTTACAGAAAAAGATATCTTCATCCTAA
- the LOC117350267 gene encoding olfactory receptor 1C1-like isoform X1: protein MALEAATKVIEFVLLGLTDRADLRGPLIAVFLVMYLINLMGNGTMISVISRSSQLHTPMYFFLCNLSFVDMCFTSVTIPKMLSNLISDKKSITYSECITQLYFFVAFATAECILLSVMAYDRYVAIGNPLHYITIMSKKVCISMSAASWLISFLNALLHTLLVHRLSFCNNIKIQHFFCDLTPMIQLSCMDTSINQLMIFAEASLLSIVPFLIILISYIRIITTILKIQSTGGRLKTFSTCSSHLTVVLLFYGTVIFMYFRPSSSYSMEKDKISSVVYNVVSPMLNPFIYSLRNRDVKMALKQALQKKISSS, encoded by the exons ATGGCCTTGGAAGCAGCT ACAAAAGTGATAGAATTTGTTCTTCTGGGCCTCACGGATCGTGCAGACCTAAGAGGTCCCCTCATTGCAGTGTTCCTAGTCATGTACCTGATCAACCTGATGGGGAATGGAACCATGATCTCAGTTATTAGTAGAAGTTCCCAGCTCCATACCCCTATGTATTTCTTCCTCTGCAACTTATCCTTTGTGGACATGTGTTTCACTTCAGTCACCATCCCCAAAATGTTAAGCAACCTCATCTCTGATAAGAAATCCATCACTTACTCTGAGTGTATCACCCAGCTCTATTTCTTTGTTGCTTTTGCAACAGCAGAATGTATACTCCTGTCTGTTATGGCATATGACCGTTATGTTGCTATCGGTAATCCACTGCATTATATCACAATTATGAGCAAGAAGGTGTGCATAAGTATGTCTGCTGCTTCATGGCTCATCAGTTTCCTAAACGCCTTGTTGCACACACTGTTGGTACATCGTCTTTCCTTCTGCAATAACATCAAGATTCAACACTTCTTCTGTGACCTCACACCAATGATACAGCTCTCCTGCATGGACACCTCCATCAATCAGCTCATGATCTTCGCCGAGGCCTCACTGTTGTCAATAGTGCCCTTCCTGATCATCCTTATCTCCTACATCCGCATCATTACTACCATTCTTAAGATTCAGTCCACTGGAGGAAGACTAAAAACCTTCTCTACTTGCTCCTCCCACCTCACAGTGGTCCTGCTTTTCTATGGGAcagttatttttatgtatttcagGCCTTCTTCCAGCTATTCCATGGAGAAAGACAAGATCTCTAGTGTAGTATACAATGTGGTATCGCCCATGCTGAACCCATTCATCTATAGCTTGAGGAACCGAGATGTGAAGATGGCACTGAAGCAAGCTTTACAGAAAAAGATATCTTCATCCTAA